The nucleotide sequence TCTATTAATCAGCCATTTCCTAACAATCATAGCTTGATTATGCATACAAACTGAAATGTGCTGATTTTTGTTCTTTGATAGTTCTTCAAGCAAAGGGATATTGGTCATGCCAACTTTTGGTGTCGCAACTTTGTTGCGTTATGGAATTTTTTAGTAGCTTTTGCGTTGTATTAGTACGGGTAAGCAATTAGAACTCAATTATCAGATGAATATAGGTTTAACAACATTAGCAGCATTTTCGCTCGGTGCCATGCACGCATTAGAGCCAGGCCATGGAAAAACATTTATAACCAGTTACTTGCTCACTGGAAGGAGTAGTAAGATGCAATTATTTATTATGGGATTGAGCATGGCTTTGTCTCATACCTTGGTATTGTTCTTGTTAGGCTTGATGATCCTTTTCTTTTCATCACAAACAGCAGGCTATATTAGTGATTTCCTACTTATTGGATCGCCATCGCTTGTTATTGGTATAGGGCTGTATATGCTGTATCGTTTGTATAAAAAGAAGGTTTCTTGTGGGTGTTCTTCCCATAGCTGTAGCCATGGCGGGACTGCCTTGCCTGGGGAAAAAATTAGTTCAAGGACAGCTGCCTTGGTAGGTTTTACAGGAGGTCTGTTGCCGTGTCCCTCTGCTATTGCCGTTTTTTCTTTGTCAGGCACTACAGGTGACTCCAAAAGCGCCCTTTGTATGATGGGCTTATACGTTGTTGGGTTTATCTTAATTATGGCTGCTTTAATTATAGGGGCTTCTTTTATTAAAAATAAAGTGGTTTCTAAATATTTCAATGAAAAGAGAAATCTATTGATCCAGAAGATTAGTGCTTATGCCATTATTTTGACAGGGGTGCTGTATCTTACTCATAATATTGTAGATCATTTATAAAAAATAGGGTTCAGAGGGGTAGGGAAGGGACTTTCTTTCCCCTCTTGGATTATTATCCCAAAGGATCCTTATAACATCTATTACCATATAATATGCTAAAAGCAGCGGATATATTAAAGAAAAGGAAGCTGAAAGCCACAGCAATACGTACAAAACTTTTACAATCCATTATTAGTAGCGAAAAAGCCCTTTCTCATGCAGAGTTGGCTGAGGTTATTGTGCAGAAAGCTGACAGAGTTAGTATTTATAGAAATCTTATCGTCCTTACCAATGCTGAGCTTATCCACAAAATTGTAGACCAAACTGGAACTGCCAGATATATTTTTAATACACATCAACACGCCAATGAAAAAATCGGCAGCCACCCCCATTTTAAGTGTACAAACTGTGATATGGTTTACTGTTTGCCCGACTTGCCTAAAGAGTATTTAGCAAGCTTATCTAAGCTACATTTAAAAAATGTTACTTTTTTGGCAGAAGGGATGTGTCAAAAATGCTCATAATTCCTTTTCTACCATTACCTAAGTTGAAAAGTTAGGCTAAGGCCATTTGTTCTTCGAGTTTTTCAGTAATTTTGCTATAACCTGAAGTTATGTGATAGATTTCCTCATGAGGAGCAGTATATTTCAGTTTTAATCTTGATTTACATGCAAAAGCCAGTAACGATTCTTACCGGGTTCCTTGGAGCGGGTAAGACCACATTCTTAAATAGCATTTTAGCAGAAAGAAAAGGTGTTCGTTTTGCCATCATAGAAAATGAGTTTGGCGAAGAGAGCATAGATGGAGAGTTGATTCTTCGCTCTGATGATAATTTTGTAGAGATGAACAATGGCTGTCTATGCTGTACCCTCAACGACAATTTATATGACATTCTTAACCAGCTTCATGAAAGAAGCGAGCAGTTTGATGAGTTGATAATCGAGTCTACTGGCATTGCTGACCCAGCGGGTATTGCAGCTCCTTTCTTGACACACCCTGCCATAAAAAAAGCTTTTCCTTTAAAACGCATAGTTTGTCTGGCTGATGCTGTATTGGCTGAAGACAGGCTAAAGGAAACAGAAGAGGCCAGAAAACAGATGGCTTTTAGTGATATAATTTTGATCAATAAAACAGATTGTATTACAGAGGGGTACCATACTGAACTTGGAGAACTGTTTTCAAAACTAAACCCCATGGCGAAAATTATGGCCGGAAATAAAAACGGGTATCCTATAAGTGAAATCTTTAATTATGAGCGAGAGGAACATGTTGGTACAGAGACTTTCAAGCACCAAGATCATGATCATGGTCACCATCACCACCACCACGGTGACATAAGTGCTTTAACTTTTACTTTTTCAGAACCTTTTGATGTCGATGAGCTTTATAACCGCTTGTTTGTTTTTTTACAATTTCAATCAAAAGACCTGTATAGGATGAAAGGTGTTGTTGATAACGGAAGCCATACACATCAGGTTGTTTTTCAATCTGTCGGTAAAAGTCTAAATGTGGAAGAAGGGCATGAATGGAAGGAGGTAGCTAAAAGAAAAAGCCGGATAGTTTTTATCGGCAAGAGTTTAAAAGCTGAAGGCTATGAGAAAATGCTTAGGCAATGTCTGGTAAAAGGGTAAGTGTGCTAGATTCTTGTTTTTAACTATTGTGGTATTTAATTCATTTTTAAAACTTTATAGTATTATCTTGGCTATAGTTTTTCTTTAATAAAAATACAAAAATTACGTAGGCCATATGCCTAACTATAAAACATTTAGTGTATATTTGTTTCAATTATTTTTTTTAAGAATAAACCAGCTATTAAAGACTATTTTTTTTGTTTATTTACCTTTTATCTATACCATGCTGATATTCAGGATTTATTTTTTTGTAAAATTTTGAGTGTGTAAAATAATGGTAGTTGGTATAACTTATTTTGGGAGTAGTCGTATAAAAAAGTATGATTAAGCCACAAAAATAGCTACACTTCTTAAAAGTAATATAAATTTTCAAGCCTTAAAAGCTTGTGATTTAATAAGAATAACACGCAATATCTTTAACTACTATGAACCTACAAGACTTGATTATCAGTATTGTTGCCAAAATCAATGGGGTGCCTAAAGAGGAAGTCTCTTTATCTCATAAACTAAAAGAGGACCTTGGAATGGACTCTTTAGATTCACTTGAGTTGATAACCGAAATTGAACAAGAATTTAGTTTATACATTCCTGAAGAAACTGAAATAAACAGTGTAGGTGAAATTGTACAATATGTAGAAAGACATACTTCTGATAAAAATTGATCTACTTGCTTGATTGTCAATTTTGAAGCTTCATGCAAGTGCTTTTTTTAGGAACCATTGCTTACTGTATAGGTTCTGCCAAAATTATCAATTCACCATTGGCCGTTCCTATGGCAACTTCAGAGTCATCCGGTGACCAAGAAATTGCTGTTATTGCACTAGGCATTCTGGCTATATCTATTAGCTCATTTTTTATATCCGGCCTCCAAAATAGAATGATTCCTGCCTCATCTCCCGAAACCAATGCTTTCTTTTGGTTTTGAAACTTTAGCGTTGATACAAAGTGTTTGTGCCCTATTAATATTGAAGGGTCTAGATTTTCTTTGTTAATATTATCCCAAAAAGAAATTTGGTTTGAGCCTGTTGCGGCCAATAGATTTGACTTGTTTTGCCAATCTAATGCTTTAACATTTCCATCATATCCTGCCATTTCATAGGTTTCTGAAGGAGCATATACCTTAACCCAACCTTTTTCTGTGCCCAATGCTAAACATGGTTCATGCGGATGCCATCTAATAAAGCTTACTATTCCTTCTACAATTAATTGATCCTTAGTTTTTTCTTCTGTAGGGTCAAATTCTAAAATCGTATTTTCAAAAGCAACGGTAAAGCAATGCCTATGAGGATTCCAATCTACTGCGGTAATACGATTAGCAGGGTGTTCATAAGCTAACTGCAACAACCCATGATGATCCCAAATTTTTAACTCTTGATTTGCAGTGGTGCAAAAACAACTGCCATTTGGATGCCATGTTATAGAAGTCACTTGGTGGGTGTGGGCTTTAAAAGTTTTTAGCTTTTCACCGGTGTCGGTTTTCCATATTGTCACTTGGCCTTGATGATCTGCGGAAGCAAGAAACAATCCTGAAGGAGCGTGTGCAATAGTGGCTATTTCTCCCAAGTCTGAGAGTAGGTTAACTTTCGCTTCTTCCGTATTTATGATTCCAATCTGTTGCTTTGTTGCAACACACAGAAAGTTTGTATCATAAGACCATGACAGGTTTGTAATAGCTGCATTGAACCTCGTACGCCAAAGCTCCCGTTCATTGTCAAATTCTGATGCCTCACTCATTGTTTTAATCCGGTTTAAAAACAACTGCAAATGTAAGCCTTTTGCCCCATTTTAAAATATGAGCAGCCATAAAGAAATTAACATTCATCCTGATATGCGGTTAAATGTAAGTAATTGACCAAAGGTCATGTTGTAAATCGCCAGTACTATGAATCACTTCCTTGAAAATTATACTAAAAGTTTAGAAACAGGAGTCTATGTGTTCAATGCGAAAGAGGATAATGTTGGTGGAGTACAACGCTTTCAAGGAAAACTTGTCAATTCTGAAGACGGAGAGGGCCGTAAAGTTGTGGTTATTGAAGGGGATACAGGTGACCAAAAACTATATGATTGTTTAAAGAATGTATACTATTTAGGCAACCCTCAGATGTTTACATGGCATGTAAAGAAAGATGGGTTATGGCTGCATGTTCATGTAATGAAATACAAAGAAGAATTGCTCGTGTGTTGCAATAATATTACCAAGCAGAAAGAAACAGAAGCGGAACTCAGAAAACGTGAGCGCACCTATCGCTTGTTAACCGAGAATTCTACTGATATGATTTGCAGGCTTAATTTTCGTGCGCAATTTTTGTATGTATCACCTTCCTCTTTAAAGGTTTTAGGATATCATCCTGAAGAGTTGCTCGGTAAATCCTTCTATAGCTTTGTTCACCCTGATGATTACGGACATGTAAAAAACATAAATCTAAAATTTGTACAAGATCCCCAATTGACCACTATTGAGTTTAGGTTTCGGTGTAAAAATGGAAATTACAAGTGGATAGAGACAATAACTAAGCCTATAATAGACAGTGATGGAAAGTTTTTGGAAATTCAATCTTCGGTGAGAGACGTAACGGAAAGGAAACAATTTGAGGATCAATTAAGAAATCTAAACCAGGAGCTTGAAAAAAGGGTGGTTGCCAGGACTATGCACTTATCTGCTGTGCTGCAAAACGCACCGGTTGTTTTATGGTCAGTCAATAATAAAAAAAATATAACCGTATTTGATGGTAAAGGTCTTGAAAAGTTAAATATGAAACCCAATTCGCTCAGTGGTATTTCTATTTATGAAGCTTTTACGGATTACCCAAATGTAATTAAAAATGTTGAAGAAGCATTAAAAGGTAAATCTTTTGAAAAGGAGTTAGGGTATAAAGGAAGGTTTTATCGGGAGTTTTATTTTCCGTTTCGGGATAGTTTAGGTGATATCCAAGGCATGACTGCTATAGCAACAGACATAACTGAAAGAAGAAAGTTTCAGGAAAAATTAGCGGCAAGTGAAGCCAAATATAAGTCAATGATTGAAGGTATTCCTCAACTGGTGTGGACAGCTTTGCCCAATGGCGAGGTTGATTTTTTCAATAATAACTGGTACAATTATACAGGCTTAACTAAAACTGGTTCACTGAACAAAAATTGGATTTCAGTTATTCACCCTGATGATACCAAAGCAGTGCTTGAAAAAGTTAGTGATGGACTGGAACGAAAAGAAGTGCTTACCTATGAAGCGCGGTTTAAAAACATAAAGACCAGTCAATACCGCTGGCATTTGGCGCGGGTTTGGCCTGCCAAAGATAATAATGGCAAAGTGATAAAATGGTTGGGAACTGCCACGGATATACATGATCAAAAAAAACAAAATGAAGAACTTAAATTAAAAAACCTTGAGTTGACAAAAATCAACAATGACTTGGACAACTTTATTTATACGGCCTCTCATGAC is from Cytophagaceae bacterium ABcell3 and encodes:
- a CDS encoding transcriptional repressor, whose product is MLKAADILKKRKLKATAIRTKLLQSIISSEKALSHAELAEVIVQKADRVSIYRNLIVLTNAELIHKIVDQTGTARYIFNTHQHANEKIGSHPHFKCTNCDMVYCLPDLPKEYLASLSKLHLKNVTFLAEGMCQKCS
- a CDS encoding GTP-binding protein, with product MQKPVTILTGFLGAGKTTFLNSILAERKGVRFAIIENEFGEESIDGELILRSDDNFVEMNNGCLCCTLNDNLYDILNQLHERSEQFDELIIESTGIADPAGIAAPFLTHPAIKKAFPLKRIVCLADAVLAEDRLKETEEARKQMAFSDIILINKTDCITEGYHTELGELFSKLNPMAKIMAGNKNGYPISEIFNYEREEHVGTETFKHQDHDHGHHHHHHGDISALTFTFSEPFDVDELYNRLFVFLQFQSKDLYRMKGVVDNGSHTHQVVFQSVGKSLNVEEGHEWKEVAKRKSRIVFIGKSLKAEGYEKMLRQCLVKG
- a CDS encoding acyl carrier protein, encoding MNLQDLIISIVAKINGVPKEEVSLSHKLKEDLGMDSLDSLELITEIEQEFSLYIPEETEINSVGEIVQYVERHTSDKN
- a CDS encoding PAS domain S-box protein; protein product: MNHFLENYTKSLETGVYVFNAKEDNVGGVQRFQGKLVNSEDGEGRKVVVIEGDTGDQKLYDCLKNVYYLGNPQMFTWHVKKDGLWLHVHVMKYKEELLVCCNNITKQKETEAELRKRERTYRLLTENSTDMICRLNFRAQFLYVSPSSLKVLGYHPEELLGKSFYSFVHPDDYGHVKNINLKFVQDPQLTTIEFRFRCKNGNYKWIETITKPIIDSDGKFLEIQSSVRDVTERKQFEDQLRNLNQELEKRVVARTMHLSAVLQNAPVVLWSVNNKKNITVFDGKGLEKLNMKPNSLSGISIYEAFTDYPNVIKNVEEALKGKSFEKELGYKGRFYREFYFPFRDSLGDIQGMTAIATDITERRKFQEKLAASEAKYKSMIEGIPQLVWTALPNGEVDFFNNNWYNYTGLTKTGSLNKNWISVIHPDDTKAVLEKVSDGLERKEVLTYEARFKNIKTSQYRWHLARVWPAKDNNGKVIKWLGTATDIHDQKKQNEELKLKNLELTKINNDLDNFIYTASHDLKAPISNIEGLFQAIEDSMDGQCSDEIGVMVHMAEESIERLRDTIAELTEISRVQKDFYAGYEKVDIQQVVNDFFTDNQETIKNSHAQFLVELDKKHFLFSKKNFRTIVHNLLSNAIKYKHPERAPIILIKTYEDRGSGELVLVVKDNGIGFKNEDAGKIFKMFKRVHDHVEGTGVGLYIVKRIMENTGGKIHVESKVGAGSAFTLRFRLQSSASGSEKDSGQNQ